The Balaenoptera acutorostrata chromosome 15, mBalAcu1.1, whole genome shotgun sequence genome contains a region encoding:
- the TMEM270 gene encoding transmembrane protein 270 has protein sequence MEAVPPVRSSLLGTLLLVVKLSALLAQDRAPLYNFLLLKITRFNRWLSGLTQEAQGSHPSAKISACPVGRVLQAGLTLIEVPVWLVQRAPRLVWAGVLGCARASGPAPKRLGAWEQLGLSAATWTDLLLSCLHSLMLAAGLPLLLTWRLCQKAHCCSLGRLPRKALLENRAVLGTLALLKRLRWGVESTAALTSWHLAYLVTWTTCLASHLLQAAFEHTAQLAQAQKASGLLSESPLPEPPAPETGPVLPEPGTPVE, from the exons ATGGAGGCCGTCCCTCCGGTCAGATCCAGCCTCTTGGGGACTCTGCTGCTGGTGGTGAAGCTCTCCGCACTG ctgGCCCAGGACCGGGCCCCCCTCTACAATTTCCTGCTCCTCAAGATCACCCGCTTTAACCGCTGGCTGTCAGGGCTGACCCAGGAGGCCCAGGGGTCCCACCCATCCGCCAAGATCTCAGCCTGCCCCGTGGGCCGGGTTCTACAGGCTGGGCTGACACTGATAGAAGTCCCAGTATGGCTGGTGCAGCGGGCGCCCAGGCTGGTGTGGGCAGGCGTGCTGGGCTGTGCCCGGGCCTCGGGCCCGGCCCCGAAGCGGCTGGGTGCCTGGGAGCAGCTGGGCCTCTCTGCGGCCACCTGGACAGACCTGCTCTTATCATGTCTGCACAGCCTGATGCTGGCTGCCGGGCTGCCGCTATTGCTGACCTGGAGACTGTGCCAGAAAGCCCACTGCTGCAGCCTGGGCCGGCTGCCAAggaag GCTCTGCTGGAGAACCGCGCGGTGCTGGGGACACTGGCGCTGCTGAAGCGTCTGCGCTGGGGGGTGGAGAGCACGGCAGCACTCACCTCCTGGCACCTGGCCTACCTTGTCACCTGGACCACCTGCCTCGCCTCCCACCTGCTGCAGGCTGCCTTTGAGCACACAGCCCAGCTGGCCCAGGCCCAGAAGGCCTCAGGGCTCTTGTCTGAGTCCCCGCTCCCTGAGCCCCCGGCCCCCGAGACTGGGCCAGTTCTGCCAGAGCCTGGAACTCCTGTAGAATAA
- the METTL27 gene encoding LOW QUALITY PROTEIN: methyltransferase-like protein 27 (The sequence of the model RefSeq protein was modified relative to this genomic sequence to represent the inferred CDS: inserted 2 bases in 1 codon) — MALEEGRSLPEVRARVAASHGITDLAHKLHFYDQWAPDYDQDVAVLRYCAPRLAVDCLTQALPGPPHAALILDVACGTGLVAAELQARGCLQLHGVDGSPGMLEQARARGLYQHLSLCTLGQEPLPSSEGTYDAVLTVGALSDGHVPCSAVPELLRVTKPGGLLCLTTRTNPSNLRYKEALEATLARLEQARAWERLVAWPXWTSGNWPPPSSSWGLAPLTATASSPASSTCTESRRQPRPRE; from the exons ATGGCTCTGGAAGAGGGCCGGAGCCTGCCCGAGGTGCGGGCGCGAGTGGCGGCTTCGCATGGCATCACCGACCTGGCCCACAAGCTTCACTTCTATGACCAATGGGCTCCGGACTATGACCAG GACGTGGCCGTCCTGCGGTACTGCGCTCCCCGGCTCGCGGTGGACTGCCTCACCCAAGCCCTTCCAGGTCCACCCCACGCTGCCCTGATCCTGGACGTGGCCTGTGGTACTGGCCTAGTGGCTGCAGAG ctgcagGCTCGGGGCTGCCTCCAGCTGCATGGGGTGGATGGGAGCCCAGGAATGCTGGAACAGGCCCGGGCCCGTGGCCTCTACCAGCACCTCAGCCTCTGCACCCTGGGTCAGGAGCCTCTACCCAGCTCTGAAg GGACCTACGACGCGGTGCTGACGGTGGGCGCCCTCAGTGACGGCCATGTGCCCTGCAGTGCCGTACCCGAGCTCCTGCGAGTTACCAAGCCAG gtgGGCTGCTGTGTCTGACCACCAGGACCAACCCATCCAACCTGCGTTACAAAGAGGCGCTGGAGGCCACCCTGGCCAGGCTGGAGCAGGCCAGGGCTTGGGAACGCCTGGTGGCCTGGCC GTGGACCAGTGGGAACTGGCCACCTCCGAGCTCGAGCTGGGGCCTGGCGCCTCTGACAGCGACGGCTTCATCTCCAGCATCGTCTACCTGTACCGAAAGCAGGAGGCAGCCCAGGCCGAGGGAGTGA